From Ptiloglossa arizonensis isolate GNS036 chromosome 10, iyPtiAriz1_principal, whole genome shotgun sequence, the proteins below share one genomic window:
- the Sema1a gene encoding semaphorin 1a isoform X1 has translation MRRTILETRMHPVLSCWCIVATVTLAFAAWQENIRPKMYVQLGAEDVFRFTGNETHTDYFRLVLRDGNYLLVGGRNLVHNLSLTDLTEQQRLTWYSTDVDVKMCLVKGTPEENCQNYIRILVKMDASTLLVCATNAFKPMCRDYAVHAGNYTMLKAKGGQAMCPYDPRHNSTFVYVDGELYTGTVADFAGMDPIIYREPLQTEQYDSKSLNAPNFVSSMSQGDFVYFFFRETAVEYINCGKTVYSRVARVCKYDRGGPHRYRNRWTSFLKSRLNCSVTGDFPFYFNEIQSTTELISGQYGNKSAQLIYGTFTTPVNSISGSAVCAFSLQDIADTFKGNFKEQSAINSNWLPVQSTKVPDPRPGQCANDSRTLPDLTLNFIHTHSLMDELVPSFFGQPIVIRTSFHYRFTQIAVDPQVKTPGGKTYDVLFIGTDNGKVIKAVNAESADTYLKVSPVVIEEIQAFPSTVPVRGIKVVRASQAGDGLEDGRLVVIADSQVQALRLHRCYSDRILSCGECVALQDPYCAWDKVEGKCRALVGPAATDASRFLQSVATGLHASCPPSKGLNKDAGSVGAISANQNKFPQDSMIPNKEGQGGEIINIMQDEEQDSSGPEVSAADSPPPQYSVETLVMAVVAGALAALLVGFVAGYLCGRKCRKDEDDNLPYPDTEYEYFEQRQNVNSRLAPEPKLLPQEEVTYAEPVLVPQPPKLHSPKGTMRKPPPTPTETLFQFPDGYGFRGPRDNFGTLRSHQGDAYRRNDGFSTTRSVKKVYL, from the exons GTGCGGAAGATGTGTTCAGGTTTACGGGAAACGAGACGCACACAGACTACTTTCGGCTGGTGCTGCGGGACGGGAACTATCTTCTGGTCGGCGGAAG AAATCTCGTGCACAACCTGAGCCTGACCGATCTGACCGAGCAGCAGAGGCTGACTTGGTACTCGACCGACGTCGACGTGAAGATGTGCCTGGTTAAGGGCACGCCGGAGGAAAACTGCCAGAACTACATTCGCATTCTGGTGAAGATGGACGCGAGCACGTTGCTGGTGTGCGCGACGAACGCGTTCAAGCCGATGTGCCGGGATTACGCCGTGCACGCCGGCAATTACACGATGCTCAAGGCGAAGGGGGGCCAGGCGATGTGCCCCTACGATCCCCGTCACAACAGCACCTTCGTCTACGTGGACGGGGAACTCTACACCGGCACGGTCGCCGATTTCGCGGGCATGGACCCGATCATTTACAGGGAGCCGCTGCAGACCGAGCAGTACGACTCCAAGAGCCTCAACG CGCCGAACTTCGTGAGCTCCATGTCCCAGGGAGACTTCGTCTACTTCTTCTTCCGGGAGACCGCCGTGGAATATATCAATTGCGGCAAG ACCGTTTATTCTCGCGTGGCGAGAGTCTGTAAATACGATCGAGGCGGACCGCATCGGTATCGCAATAGGTGGACCTCGTTCCTAAAGTCCCGTCTTAATTGCTCCGTCACCGGAGACTTTCCTTTTTACTTCAATGAAATAC AATCAACGACGGAGCTGATATCGGGTCAGTACGGGAACAAGTCGGCTCAGCTGATATACGGCACGTTCACCACCCCGGTGAACAGCATCAGCGGCTCGGCCGTGTGCGCCTTCTCCTTGCAGGACATCGCCGACACCTTCAAGGGCAACTTCAAGGAGCAGAGCGCCATCAACTCGAACTGGTTGCCCGTGCAGAGCACCAAGGTCCCGGACCCGAGACCCGGCCAGTGCGCCAACGACTCTCGCACCCTGCCCGACCTGACCCTCAACTTCATCCACACGCACTCCCTCATGGACGAGCTGGTGCCGAGCTTCTTCGGACAACCCATCGTCATACGCACCAGTTTTCA CTACAGGTTCACCCAGATCGCCGTGGATCCCCAAGTGAAGACACCCGGTGGCAAGACCTACGACGTGCTGTTCATCGGCACGGATAACGGGAAGGTGATCAAGGCGGTGAACGCCGAGTCGGCGGACACTTACCTGAAGGTCAGCCCGGTGGTGATCGAGGAGATCCAAGCCTTCCCGTCCACGGTGCCGGTGCGCGGCATAAAAGTGGTGAGAGCCTCGCAGGCGGGCGACGGCCTCGAGGACGGCAGACTGGTCGTGATCGCCGACAGCCAGGTCCAGGCGTTGAGGCTCCATCGTTGCTACAGCGATAGGATCTTGTCGTGCGGCGAGTGCGTGGCCCTCCAGGATCCCTATTGCGCCTGGGACAAGGTGGAGGGCAAATGCAGAGCACTGGTGGGGCCCGCGGCCACGGACGCCAGCAGATTCCTGCAGAGCGTCGCGACGGGTTTGCACGCCTCCTGTCCGCCGAGCAAGGGCCTGAACAAAGACGCGGGAAGCGTGGGCGCCATCTCCGCGAACCAGAACAAATTCCCGCAGGACTCGATGATTCCCAACAAGGAGGGACAGGGCGGGGAGATCATCAACATCATGCAGGACGAGGAGCAGGACAGTTCAG GTCCAGAGGTGTCGGCGGCGGACTCGCCACCACCGCAGTACTCCGTGGAAACGCTGGTGATGGCCGTGGTGGCCGGAGCGTTGGCGGCGCTGTTGGTCGGCTTCGTGGCGGGTTACCTGTGCGGGAGGAAATGCAGGAAAGACGAGGACGACAATCTGCCGTATCCGGACACGGAATACGAGTACTTCGAGCAACGCCAAAACGTCAATAG CAGGCTAGCACCGGAGCCAAAGTTACTGCCACAGGAGGAAGTGACGTACGCGGAACCGGTTTTGGTCCCGCAGCCGCCGAAACTTCACTCCCCGAAGGGCACGATGCGAAAACCACCGCCGACGCCGACGGAAACCCTGTTCCAGTTCCCGGACGGTTACGGTTTCCGCGGGCCGAGGGACAACTTCGGGACCCTACGGTCCCACCAGGGCGACGCGTATCGGCGCAACGACGGGTTCTCGACCACCCGCAGCGTGAAGAAGGTTTATCTCTGA
- the Sema1a gene encoding semaphorin 1a isoform X2, giving the protein MRRTILETRMHPVLSCWCIVATVTLAFAAWQENIRPKMYVQLGAEDVFRFTGNETHTDYFRLVLRDGNYLLVGGRNLVHNLSLTDLTEQQRLTWYSTDVDVKMCLVKGTPEENCQNYIRILVKMDASTLLVCATNAFKPMCRDYAVHAGNYTMLKAKGGQAMCPYDPRHNSTFVYVDGELYTGTVADFAGMDPIIYREPLQTEQYDSKSLNAPNFVSSMSQGDFVYFFFRETAVEYINCGKTVYSRVARVCKYDRGGPHRYRNRWTSFLKSRLNCSVTGDFPFYFNEIQSTTELISGQYGNKSAQLIYGTFTTPVNSISGSAVCAFSLQDIADTFKGNFKEQSAINSNWLPVQSTKVPDPRPGQCANDSRTLPDLTLNFIHTHSLMDELVPSFFGQPIVIRTSFHYRFTQIAVDPQVKTPGGKTYDVLFIGTDNGKVIKAVNAESADTYLKVSPVVIEEIQAFPSTVPVRGIKVVRASQAGDGLEDGRLVVIADSQVQALRLHRCYSDRILSCGECVALQDPYCAWDKVEGKCRALVGPAATDASRFLQSVATGLHASCPPSKGLNKDAGSVGAISANQNKFPQDSMIPNKEGQGGEIINIMQDEEQDSSGPEVSAADSPPPQYSVETLVMAVVAGALAALLVGFVAGYLCGRKCRKDEDDNLPYPDTEYEYFEQRQNVNRLAPEPKLLPQEEVTYAEPVLVPQPPKLHSPKGTMRKPPPTPTETLFQFPDGYGFRGPRDNFGTLRSHQGDAYRRNDGFSTTRSVKKVYL; this is encoded by the exons GTGCGGAAGATGTGTTCAGGTTTACGGGAAACGAGACGCACACAGACTACTTTCGGCTGGTGCTGCGGGACGGGAACTATCTTCTGGTCGGCGGAAG AAATCTCGTGCACAACCTGAGCCTGACCGATCTGACCGAGCAGCAGAGGCTGACTTGGTACTCGACCGACGTCGACGTGAAGATGTGCCTGGTTAAGGGCACGCCGGAGGAAAACTGCCAGAACTACATTCGCATTCTGGTGAAGATGGACGCGAGCACGTTGCTGGTGTGCGCGACGAACGCGTTCAAGCCGATGTGCCGGGATTACGCCGTGCACGCCGGCAATTACACGATGCTCAAGGCGAAGGGGGGCCAGGCGATGTGCCCCTACGATCCCCGTCACAACAGCACCTTCGTCTACGTGGACGGGGAACTCTACACCGGCACGGTCGCCGATTTCGCGGGCATGGACCCGATCATTTACAGGGAGCCGCTGCAGACCGAGCAGTACGACTCCAAGAGCCTCAACG CGCCGAACTTCGTGAGCTCCATGTCCCAGGGAGACTTCGTCTACTTCTTCTTCCGGGAGACCGCCGTGGAATATATCAATTGCGGCAAG ACCGTTTATTCTCGCGTGGCGAGAGTCTGTAAATACGATCGAGGCGGACCGCATCGGTATCGCAATAGGTGGACCTCGTTCCTAAAGTCCCGTCTTAATTGCTCCGTCACCGGAGACTTTCCTTTTTACTTCAATGAAATAC AATCAACGACGGAGCTGATATCGGGTCAGTACGGGAACAAGTCGGCTCAGCTGATATACGGCACGTTCACCACCCCGGTGAACAGCATCAGCGGCTCGGCCGTGTGCGCCTTCTCCTTGCAGGACATCGCCGACACCTTCAAGGGCAACTTCAAGGAGCAGAGCGCCATCAACTCGAACTGGTTGCCCGTGCAGAGCACCAAGGTCCCGGACCCGAGACCCGGCCAGTGCGCCAACGACTCTCGCACCCTGCCCGACCTGACCCTCAACTTCATCCACACGCACTCCCTCATGGACGAGCTGGTGCCGAGCTTCTTCGGACAACCCATCGTCATACGCACCAGTTTTCA CTACAGGTTCACCCAGATCGCCGTGGATCCCCAAGTGAAGACACCCGGTGGCAAGACCTACGACGTGCTGTTCATCGGCACGGATAACGGGAAGGTGATCAAGGCGGTGAACGCCGAGTCGGCGGACACTTACCTGAAGGTCAGCCCGGTGGTGATCGAGGAGATCCAAGCCTTCCCGTCCACGGTGCCGGTGCGCGGCATAAAAGTGGTGAGAGCCTCGCAGGCGGGCGACGGCCTCGAGGACGGCAGACTGGTCGTGATCGCCGACAGCCAGGTCCAGGCGTTGAGGCTCCATCGTTGCTACAGCGATAGGATCTTGTCGTGCGGCGAGTGCGTGGCCCTCCAGGATCCCTATTGCGCCTGGGACAAGGTGGAGGGCAAATGCAGAGCACTGGTGGGGCCCGCGGCCACGGACGCCAGCAGATTCCTGCAGAGCGTCGCGACGGGTTTGCACGCCTCCTGTCCGCCGAGCAAGGGCCTGAACAAAGACGCGGGAAGCGTGGGCGCCATCTCCGCGAACCAGAACAAATTCCCGCAGGACTCGATGATTCCCAACAAGGAGGGACAGGGCGGGGAGATCATCAACATCATGCAGGACGAGGAGCAGGACAGTTCAG GTCCAGAGGTGTCGGCGGCGGACTCGCCACCACCGCAGTACTCCGTGGAAACGCTGGTGATGGCCGTGGTGGCCGGAGCGTTGGCGGCGCTGTTGGTCGGCTTCGTGGCGGGTTACCTGTGCGGGAGGAAATGCAGGAAAGACGAGGACGACAATCTGCCGTATCCGGACACGGAATACGAGTACTTCGAGCAACGCCAAAACGTCAATAG GCTAGCACCGGAGCCAAAGTTACTGCCACAGGAGGAAGTGACGTACGCGGAACCGGTTTTGGTCCCGCAGCCGCCGAAACTTCACTCCCCGAAGGGCACGATGCGAAAACCACCGCCGACGCCGACGGAAACCCTGTTCCAGTTCCCGGACGGTTACGGTTTCCGCGGGCCGAGGGACAACTTCGGGACCCTACGGTCCCACCAGGGCGACGCGTATCGGCGCAACGACGGGTTCTCGACCACCCGCAGCGTGAAGAAGGTTTATCTCTGA